Genomic segment of Candidatus Methylomirabilota bacterium:
GCGCCCACGCCCGGAAGATGGGCAAGTTCGAGCTGGCCCACGGCGGCACGCTCTTCCTGGACGAGGTCGGCACGCTCCGCGTGGATCTGCAGGCCAAGCTCCTGCGTGCGCTGCAGGAGCGGGAGATCGAGCGGCTGGGTGGAGGGCGCCCCATCCCGGTGGACGTGCGGATCATCGCCGCCACCAACGTGGACCTCAAGGCGGCGGTGCGCGCCCGGGCCTTCCGCGAGGATCTCTTCTACCGGCTCAACGTGGTGCCGATCGCGATTCCCCCGCTTCGCGCCCGCAAGGACGACATCCCGATCCTCGTCGAGCACTTCCTCCGGAAGTATTCGCGGGAGTTCAAGAAGGACGTTCGCGGCATCTCCCGCGGGGCCCTGCCGGCGCTCCACGCCTACGACTGGCCCGGGAACGTGCGCGAGCTCGAGAACATCGTCGAGCGCAGCGTCGCGCTGGCGACGGGCCCGGTCGTCCGCCTCGACGACCTGCCCGTGGACCTCGCGATCCGCGAGATCAACCAGCGGACGGGCGGCGACGGGGGGCAGACGTCGCTGCCGCTCCACGAGGCCCGCGATCGCTTCGAGCAGGCCTACGTGCTGCGCGCGCTCGAGCGCGAGAACGGGAACCGAAGCCGCGCCGCGCGGCTCCTCGGCGTGCACCGCAACACCCTCCTCGCCCGATTGGCGGCCTGGGGTGTCCGCCCCGAGGACAGCTCTCGCGCCCTGCCGCCCGCGGCGGGCGAGGGCCGTCCCTGAGCCCCGGTCTTCGCCGCCCCGCCGCGCTCCTGGCGGCATTCGTCGCCATCATCGGCTTCGGAGCTCCCTGGGGCTTCGGAGCTCCCTGGGGCTTCGGAGCGCCCGGGACCGCCTGGGGCCAGCGCGGGATGCCCGAGAAGCCGCTGATCATGGCTTTCACGCCCTCGCGCGATCCAACGGCGCTCCAGGAGGCCGCGGACGCCTTCGTGGCGGCGGTCGCGCGACTATCGGGTGTGCCGGTGCGGGCGCAGGTCGCCTCGGACTACGCGGGCGTCGTGGAGGCGCTCAGAAGCCGGCGCGTGGACCTGGCCTTCGTCCACCCGGTCGGCTACGTCCTGGCGCGGCGCGAGGCCGGCTGCGAGATCCTCGTGCGCGACGTCTGGGAGGGCAAGACCGCTTACACCGCGCGCTTCTACGTCCGCGAGTCGAGCGGGATCAAGCGCGTCGAGGAGCTGCGCGGCCGCACAATCGCCTTCGTGGACCCGGCGTCGAGTTCGGGTTACATCTATCCGATGGTGCTGCTGATCAAGCGCGGGCTGGTCCGAGATCGCGACCCGAAGACGTTCTTCAAAGAGGCCCTCTTCGCGGGCACGCACGAGGCGGCGCTGCGGACGCTGCTCCAGGGCCGGGTGGACGCAGCCGCCACGTTTGACAGGGCGCCCCAGATCCACCTGAAGGATCCAGCGCTCGTAGCGCAGCTCGTCGCCGTCGGCGAGACGCCGGAGATTCCGGAGGCGGGCATCTGCGCCCGCCCGGGGCTGCCCGCGGCCGCGATCCAAGCGCTCAAGCGGGCGCTCCTCGGCATGAAGCGGCCCGAGCACGCGGTGGAGCTCAAGGGGATCTACGACATCGACGGCTTCGTGGAGGCGCGGGACGCGGACTACGATCCCGTCAGGGACGCTCTGGAGCTGCTGGACTACCGGCCGAATCGCTGAAGCGGGCGGGCTACTTGCGGTTGAGGCACTTGATCAGGCGCCAGCCGTTGAAGAGATTCACCTTGGCGGAGAGGTCCGGGATGAGGCCGACCTGCTCGAGGAGCGGCTCGAGCGGAAGATTCGATTTCCAGCCCAGCCGCGTGCACACGGGCGAGATCAGGTCCTCGAGGCGCCCGACCACGCGGCGCTCGCTGCGGAAGTGGTTCAGGAGCACGATGTTGCCGCCCGGCTTGACCACCCGGCGCATCTCCCGCAGCACCGCGACGGGGTCCGGCACGGCGCTGATCGTATAGGTCGCCACCGCCGCGTCGAACTCACTGTCGCCGAAGTCCATGACCGTGGCGTCCATCGCCTTGAGCGTGATGTTGTTGAGCGCGAGTTCCACGACCTTGTCCTGCGCCTTCTCGAGCATCTCCTCCGACAGATCGATGCCCGTGATGCGGCAGTTGGCGGGGTACAGTGGCAGGTTCAGGCCCGTGCCGATGCCGACCTCGAGGATCTGCTCGCCGCCCTTGATGTCCAGGAGCCTGATGGCCTGCTCCCGACCGGGGTGGAAGATCCAGTCGAACACGAAGTCGTAGGCGGGGGCGTAGATCTTGTAGGCCCGCTTGACCTGCCGTTTCTCCAACGCCGCGTCCACAGAAAATCGCCTCCTGCGGGGTTCTGCCGGTAAGCCAGAAGCCAGCCTCCGCACTTCTAACACACCGCGCCCACGGTTGCCAAGCGCTTTCTGACCTCTTGATCCTAAAGGAGAAACGTCGTTCGATTGACGGCCGGACCGGAGAGGGAAAAAAGGCCGCCGCGGGCTCGTCTCGGAGCTCACTCGAGACTTCTCGCCGGCGGGTTGGGCGCGCCGGGGCGCTCCTCTGCCGCCAGCTGAGCTTCGAGTTGGCGGATGCGCGAGCGCAGCTTCCAGTGGCGCAGGAGGCCCGCGCAGGAGGCGAAGATGAGGCCGCCTAGCACGGACAACAGGATGACGAGGGCCAGGGGTATGCCCTCCGCGCGCCAGGCGATGAATCGGATCACGACCGGGTCCATGTTTTGCAGCGCGAAGACCGCGCAGGCCGCCCCTACGAGGGCCATCAGGAAGTAGGCGAGTGTCATCGCGCTCAGCTCCTTCCGCCGTTGGCGCCGAGGGCCCGGAGGAAGCGCTCCACGATGCGGGCCTGGCAGCCGGCGCCCTTCGTCGGCTCCTGGCCGGACGCGAGCAGCGCGTCGGCGGGCAGGACGGCTTTGGCCATGGTCCGGTGGCCGCCCGCCGAGCCCAGGTCGCCGAAGGCCGCGCGCGTCACGTCACCCGCGCTCCTGACGTAGCCGACGCTGCGCACCGAGACGTGGATGTCGTCACCGACCACACCCGAGACCACCGACCATTCGACGCCCTCGGCTTGGAGTCCGAAGTCGGCGAACTGCGGAATCAGGTCCGCGGTGGCGACGGGGCCAAGGTGGGAGAAGAACACGCCCTTGACGATCTTGCGCTTGGCGAGCCCGGCCGCCAGGGCGTCGAGCGCGGCCTCGCCGAGGGCGGGGCGCTCGATGCGGCGCAGCGCGTTGTGGTTGGCGAGGAGGTAGAGGAACGCGAACGCGTCGAGGTCGGCGCGCGTGCCGCCCCGCTCGAGCCCGAGCGTGTCGGCCTTGATGCCGTAGAGCAGCGCCGTCGCGAGGCGCTGCGTGATCTTGACGTCCGCGGCCCGCAGGTACTCGACGAGGATGGTCGACGTGGCGCCGTACGACGGCCGCACATCGCGGATCCGCGCGCGCACCGGCTCCTCGACCGGGTGGTGGTCGATGACGAGGTCGACCTCGACGAAGCGCTCCTCGAGGAAGGAGGGCTGGACGTCCACCATGGCGACCCGGTCGAAGCCGTGCATCTCGCGCGTCGTGATCGGCTCGACATCGATGTCGAGGATCTCGCACATGGCGATGTTCTCGGGCCGGGTGATGGTGCCGAAGGTGCAGATGGGCGCTCCCGTGCGGTTGCGGCCGAGCAAGGTTCTGAGCGCCAGGGCCGAGGCGATGGCGTCGGGGTCGGGATCGTCCTGCATCAGGATGAGGATGCGCGAGGCGCCGTCGAAGTGGGCGCGGATCTTCTCGACGCGCGTCCGCTCCTGGGCGCGCTCGAGCTCCGGCTGGAGCACGCGCTCGGCGAAGGCGCTCCACGGCACCGTGATGGCGCCGGGGACGTGGAGCCGATCGTCGCCCACGACGAGCACGGCCGCGTCGGGGAGCGCCGCGCGCACCGCCGCGGCGACCCGCGGCGTGCGGCCGGCCGGCGCCGCCACGACGAGAGGCCCGCGGCCGCGGCCGAGCGCGCGGCGATACGCCTCGGGGTCTTCGGGATCGCCCGTGATGGCCCGCGCCTTCCGCCGCGCGAGACGGGCGCGAAGCGCGGGGCGTGACACGAGGTAGAGCGGCGGCTCGCCGCCCAGGGCGATGTGGCCCTCGAGGTGGAGGACGAGGTCTTCCGGCAGGACCAGCACGGGACGCATGGAGAACCCTCGGGAGGCTTCTAGCGGCGCGCCCGGCGGCGGTACGCGCGGGTGCCCGCCCGCACGCCGGCGCGGACCGCGCGCGTCAAGCGGCCGGCTTTAAGTCCTACGGTATCCTTCGAGGCAGCCAGGGTGCGGGCGATCAAATCCAGGGACTCCTTGAGGGTGGTCTGCGCTCGGGTGATCTGGTCCGCGGCGCGGCGCTCGAGGCTCTCGAGCTTCGCGCGCGCGGCGCCCACGCTGCCGGAGGCCTCCGCGCGGAGCGTCTTGAGCTGGCTCTCGAGATGCGCGAGCCGCGTCTCGAGTTGCTTGAGTCGGGTCTGCGCGGCGCTCCGCGCGGGACGGCGCTTGGATCGCTCGGCCATGGGTCCTCCCGTGTAACGGCGTGGATGTATCAGCACCTTGACCTCTACCTCATGGGCACCTCTACCTCATGGGCAACTGTACCTCATTGGCACCAGTACGTCATTGGCTAGCCGGGGGCAAGCAGCTTGGCCTGCGGGACGGGCGGGACCTCAAGGGGCGAAGGCCGTCCAGAGCTGGAGCGCGAAGGCGGCGGCCGTGAGCGCGAGGCAGGCCGCGGCCAACACCCGATGGACCCCGCGCTCGGGATGTTGGTCGCCCGCGCCCAGCAGGAGCGCCACGAGCACCCCGCCCAGGAAGCCGCCGGCGTGTCCCCAGTTGTCGACTCGCATTCCGGGGAGTAGCCCGACGACGAAGAGGATGAGCGCCCAGCTGCCGTACTGCCGGAGGACGGCGGCCCCGAAGAGGCCGCCGCGGCGCCTCCCGTACCACACCATCGCGCCCAGGACACCGAAGACGGCGCCCGAGGCGCCGAGCGTGAATGGATTTCCCGCCGCGTTCGAGAGCAGGAAGCCCGCGGCGCCGCTCAGCGTGAACATCACGACCGTCCGAGCCTGTCCGTACACCTCTTCGACGTCCGGGAGGAGCTGGCGGATCCAGAGCAGGTTGAAGAGGATGTGCAGCAGGCTGCCGTGAAGATAGATCGCGGTCAAGACGGTCCACCAGTGGCCCGCCTGCCAGGGCACAGCCCCCGCCATGCCGAGGGCAATGAGGGCGCGGCCGCCGGGCGCGAGCAGGTCGAAGACCCCGCGCGGAGCGAGCGCCGCGCGGGGATCGAGGGCGAGAGAGGCGATGTAGGCGGTGATGGCTACCACCGTCACCAGGGCGGCGAAGTCGAGCCCGCCGATGAGGCGGCCGATCGCGGGCCCGAAGCCCCAGAGTCCCGGGTTCCGCCGGCCGCAGTAGAAGCAGACGGAGGCGTCCACCCGGTTCAACTTGCCGCAGGCGTAGCAGAGGCTCGAGCCCGATCTCTGGCGGAACACTAGCAGGCCGCGCAGGCCGCCGATAAGGGCCCATCTGTTTCGTTGGCGCCCTCGGCCGCGGGCTCAACGTACCAGGGGTACGCCTCGCCCGCAGCCTTCGGGCGCCGCCTCGCATCTGGGTCCTTCTCGACGCCCTGCAAGGTGAACTTAGGTCTCACGAGGCGCTGGCATCCGGCTAGGCGCCGTACTTCGCGAGGCGGAGGCCGTTGGCCATCAGGAGTGGCATGAGGTCCTGGGCCGGCAGGATCCCGAGGGCTCCGCCGGCGCAGTCGCGCTCGGTGAAGCGGCTGACATGATCGGCGCCACAGTAGGCGCTCGACACCAAGGCGGGCACGGGCTGCCAGCCGTGCGCCGCGAGGATGGACGGCGTCGAGTGGTCACCGGAGACGGCCAGCACGTCGGGCCCGAGTGCCTGCACGTCGGGCAGCCGCGCGTCGAAGCGCTCGAGCGCTGCGACCTTGGCATCGAAGTCGCCGTCTTCGCCCGCCTTGTCCGTGTCCTTGTAGTGGAGGAAGAAGAAATCGAAGTTGTTCCAGTGCCGCTTGAGCGTGGCGATCTCGTCGGCGAAAGTCGGGCCCGTGTCGAGCACGTCCATGCCGACGAGGCGCGCGAGGCCGCGGTACATCGGGTAGGCGGCGACGGCCGCCGCTCGCAGGCGGAAGGTGCCGGGAAAGAGCGGGATGTCCGGCTGCTTGTCGAACCCGCGCAAGAGGACCATATTGGCCGGCGCCGCGTCCCGGAGGAGCGGCCGCGCGCGCTCGACGAACTGGTTGACGGCAGCGGCCGCGCGCTCGGCCGAAGGCTCGAGCGCCCGCGCGCGGAGAGGCGGCGCCCCGAGCGCCTGCGGATCGGTCTCCGATACGCGTCCCGAAAGCCCCTCGCCGCGCAGGACGAGGACGAAGCGATGCTCATTGAGGGGCTCGATGACGATCTCCGCGCCGTCCACCGTGACGCTCCGAAGCTTCTCGCAGAGCGCAACGCACAGCTCCGTCGCGATCCGTCCCGCCCGCCGGTCAGTGATGCGCCCCTGGGCATCCACCGTGCAGAAGTTGCCACGCGCGGCGACGTCGCCCGGCTTGAGATGGAAGTCGATGCCGAGGGCCTCGAGGACGCCGCGGCCCACCGGGTGCTGGAGCGGGTCGTAGCCGAAGAGGCCGAGATGGCCCGGCCCGCTCCCCGGCGTGATGCCGGGCCCCACGTGGCGGAGGAGGCCGCACGCCGAGCGCTTTGCCAAGGCGTGGAGGTTTGGCAGGCGGGCCGTTTCCAGCTCGCTCTTTCCAGTGCCGGGGCGCGGCAGGCCGCCGAGC
This window contains:
- a CDS encoding phosphate/phosphite/phosphonate ABC transporter substrate-binding protein: MGFGAPWGFGAPWGFGAPGTAWGQRGMPEKPLIMAFTPSRDPTALQEAADAFVAAVARLSGVPVRAQVASDYAGVVEALRSRRVDLAFVHPVGYVLARREAGCEILVRDVWEGKTAYTARFYVRESSGIKRVEELRGRTIAFVDPASSSGYIYPMVLLIKRGLVRDRDPKTFFKEALFAGTHEAALRTLLQGRVDAAATFDRAPQIHLKDPALVAQLVAVGETPEIPEAGICARPGLPAAAIQALKRALLGMKRPEHAVELKGIYDIDGFVEARDADYDPVRDALELLDYRPNR
- a CDS encoding sigma-54 dependent transcriptional regulator, which translates into the protein MSADSEPSRPRPVALVIDDEQGVRESFRVILDGEFEVLEADEGAKGLEVLRSRRVDVVLLDVRMPGPPGPTFLPQILALDDRLAVIIVTAVKDVRTAVEAIKGGAYDYVTKPFDVDEILALVRQAAERRALEREVHCLRAELDRAQGFDALVGRHPSMVRLYELIAQVAQTPATVLIAAETGTGKELVARAIHRQGPRRAQPLVAVNLAAIPDTLLESELFGHEKGAFTGAHARKMGKFELAHGGTLFLDEVGTLRVDLQAKLLRALQEREIERLGGGRPIPVDVRIIAATNVDLKAAVRARAFREDLFYRLNVVPIAIPPLRARKDDIPILVEHFLRKYSREFKKDVRGISRGALPALHAYDWPGNVRELENIVERSVALATGPVVRLDDLPVDLAIREINQRTGGDGGQTSLPLHEARDRFEQAYVLRALERENGNRSRAARLLGVHRNTLLARLAAWGVRPEDSSRALPPAAGEGRP
- a CDS encoding bifunctional oligoribonuclease/PAP phosphatase NrnA — protein: MRPVLVLPEDLVLHLEGHIALGGEPPLYLVSRPALRARLARRKARAITGDPEDPEAYRRALGRGRGPLVVAAPAGRTPRVAAAVRAALPDAAVLVVGDDRLHVPGAITVPWSAFAERVLQPELERAQERTRVEKIRAHFDGASRILILMQDDPDPDAIASALALRTLLGRNRTGAPICTFGTITRPENIAMCEILDIDVEPITTREMHGFDRVAMVDVQPSFLEERFVEVDLVIDHHPVEEPVRARIRDVRPSYGATSTILVEYLRAADVKITQRLATALLYGIKADTLGLERGGTRADLDAFAFLYLLANHNALRRIERPALGEAALDALAAGLAKRKIVKGVFFSHLGPVATADLIPQFADFGLQAEGVEWSVVSGVVGDDIHVSVRSVGYVRSAGDVTRAAFGDLGSAGGHRTMAKAVLPADALLASGQEPTKGAGCQARIVERFLRALGANGGRS
- a CDS encoding class I SAM-dependent methyltransferase; its protein translation is MDAALEKRQVKRAYKIYAPAYDFVFDWIFHPGREQAIRLLDIKGGEQILEVGIGTGLNLPLYPANCRITGIDLSEEMLEKAQDKVVELALNNITLKAMDATVMDFGDSEFDAAVATYTISAVPDPVAVLREMRRVVKPGGNIVLLNHFRSERRVVGRLEDLISPVCTRLGWKSNLPLEPLLEQVGLIPDLSAKVNLFNGWRLIKCLNRK
- a CDS encoding 2,3-bisphosphoglycerate-independent phosphoglycerate mutase; its protein translation is MDLGLLHDLAQPNTTKIILCSLDGLGGLPRPGTGKSELETARLPNLHALAKRSACGLLRHVGPGITPGSGPGHLGLFGYDPLQHPVGRGVLEALGIDFHLKPGDVAARGNFCTVDAQGRITDRRAGRIATELCVALCEKLRSVTVDGAEIVIEPLNEHRFVLVLRGEGLSGRVSETDPQALGAPPLRARALEPSAERAAAAVNQFVERARPLLRDAAPANMVLLRGFDKQPDIPLFPGTFRLRAAAVAAYPMYRGLARLVGMDVLDTGPTFADEIATLKRHWNNFDFFFLHYKDTDKAGEDGDFDAKVAALERFDARLPDVQALGPDVLAVSGDHSTPSILAAHGWQPVPALVSSAYCGADHVSRFTERDCAGGALGILPAQDLMPLLMANGLRLAKYGA
- a CDS encoding LapA family protein codes for the protein MTLAYFLMALVGAACAVFALQNMDPVVIRFIAWRAEGIPLALVILLSVLGGLIFASCAGLLRHWKLRSRIRQLEAQLAAEERPGAPNPPARSLE
- a CDS encoding rhomboid family intramembrane serine protease yields the protein MFRQRSGSSLCYACGKLNRVDASVCFYCGRRNPGLWGFGPAIGRLIGGLDFAALVTVVAITAYIASLALDPRAALAPRGVFDLLAPGGRALIALGMAGAVPWQAGHWWTVLTAIYLHGSLLHILFNLLWIRQLLPDVEEVYGQARTVVMFTLSGAAGFLLSNAAGNPFTLGASGAVFGVLGAMVWYGRRRGGLFGAAVLRQYGSWALILFVVGLLPGMRVDNWGHAGGFLGGVLVALLLGAGDQHPERGVHRVLAAACLALTAAAFALQLWTAFAP